CATGTCATTCGTGAGAGAATGTCTGCCCCGGGGTTGCCCGAAAAAAAGATGAGCTTTGATTTAGTCCCACAGTAAAAGCAACAAAAGAATTATCATGGAGATACCGGAGGAAATGATTGAAACGCTGGTGCCTGCCGTTCGGGAACAACTGGAGTCGCCGGACACCGCTTATGTTAAAAACTGTCTGGAGCGCCTGACAGGGCGGGAAAAACTGGAAGAACAGGAAGCTCTGGAACTGATGGCGCAGGCTCTGGCCATTACCATTAATGCGATGATGGTGGGGGGGCGCCCTTTTGATTCGGGAAAGTATAAGGCACTTTTGAAAGATCTCCCGGCTCTTCCGGATGAGGCTCCGTGATAAATCTCGACAATCTCCGGAATTGATTCATAATCCTTTCTTTCACTTGAAATTTTATGGCAAAAAAACCATTAGAAACAGGTGCTCCGGAAGCGTCCGCAGCTAAAAAAACGACTGCTCGCAAGACGGCGGCCAAAAAGACGGCCTCTACCACTAAAAAGGCCGCCGCAGCTGAAAAAAAATCTGCTGCAGACGCCGCTTCCGTAGAAGCACCCAAAACCAAAATCAAAACGGTCAAGTCCGCCCCGAAAACCGCGGTGAAGACAAAAACCGTGAAAACAGCCAAAAAGGCGGTTGATGAAAAGGCTCCTGTCTCTGAACCGGTTGTTGTCCCTTCCGAGGCCCCGGCTCCTTCCGCTCCCGTAGAAAAGGAGATGATGCCCGAAGCTTCCCAGAAGCCCCAGGCTGCCGCTCCGGCCAAGGTCAAGCGGGAATCGTTCCGCCCCAATCGCAATGCGGAACAGCAGGAACGCCATGAACAGCATGGCGGAGATGTCTTTGCCCAGCCGGAAACGGTGGGCGGCGCCTCCGAAGGTCCCTTTAACAAGCGCAAGCGCCGCCGCCGCAATAAAAAAGGCGGCGGTTCCGAAGACCGCCAACCTATGCAGGATGCCGCTTCTCTCAAGCAGCTGGATGGTAAGAAGGTGGCTTCCCGCGCTTGGAAAATGTTCCTGGCGGAAGTGTCTGAAGAAGGCCTTGCCCTGATGGACGACCAGACGGCGCGAGAGGCGGCCCGCCGCGCTTTCCGCTGTGCGGAATTCTTCATGATGGAGGAAGCTCGCCGCAAACATGCCCAGGAAGCTGCTCTCCAGCAACAGGAGAAAACTTCTTCTTCAGAAGAGGAACGGGATTCCGAAGAAGATTCCGGAGAAGAATAATTCCTGCCTGTGATGATGTTTTTGCCCTGCGGCGGATGCCGCAGGGCATTTTTGTATCCTCCGGGGCTGATTCTCCGGAATTTGAATGGCCGTGTTTTCTCCGGTGCATTGGGAGTCAGCATGCGTCAACCTTTTTCACCTGTGCTCAAAAAACAGCCTTTTCCCAACCAGAGCAAGTTTTGAGAATGGAGAGCATAGAAGACGCCTGTATGAAAGCGGGCTTTATTTCATGTCATTCCCCGTTCTTATTCCTCCTAAACTTTTTTGCCTCTCCATTTCCCGCTCTTGAGGTACCACCATGCCAGGGTGATCAGGGTAACGCCGTAAACGTGTTCGGAAAACCAACAGAGAGCTACATCCGGCTTGAGCCTGATGATTCCGTAATAAATGACGGCCGTGTAAACGGCCAGGGAAATCATTTCCATGATGAATCCCGCCTTGGTATTGCCTGTGCCGGATACGGCGTTGAACAGAATGAATGACGGAGCCATGATCAGTGTGGAAGAAGCCATTACATACACGGAATTAACGCTGGCGGCAATCAGGGACGGGCTGTCCGTGAAGGTGCGGAGGACGAGTTCCGGAAACAGGCACAGTATCATGAGCAGGGGGATCAGGATGGCGTATGTCAGTTTGAGGGTCATGCCGCAGGTTTTGAACAGGCAGCGCTGTTTTCCCGCGCCTATCTGGTTACTGATAAGAGCTCCTGCCGTGGTCGCAAAAGCGCTGATTACCATGATCAGCAGGGCGGAAATGTTGCGCACGATGTTGGTGACGGCCAGCGGGCGTTCTCCTAAATGTTCAATCGCCAGGAAAAAAATAAACCAGATGGAAACGGAAATGAAAGATTGCACCATGGTCCATCCGGAAATGGACAGCATCCCCTTCAGCAGATGGGGGCGGAGTGCGAACGCCCGGCGAAAGCCGTACTTCCGTTTATCCGCCGTTATGCTTGTGTAGACGATGAAAAAGAGAAGGGAGACTGCTTCCGACACGCTGGAAGCAATGGCCGCTCCTGCAATGCCCGCGGCGGGGAAGCCGCCTTTCCCGAAAATGAGGCAGTAATTCAGCGCAACATTGCTCAGGAGCATGACAAGGGAATTGACCGTCAGAATCTTCGTCTGGGTAATCCCCACGTAATAGGCGCGGAACATCACGCAGAGGAAAGAGAAAAAGACACCGTAGGTGCGCCAGTGAAGGTAATCCGCCGTGGCTTTGTACACCTGTGGGGAATCAATGATGTCCCGCAGGATAATGGGGGAAAAATATTGAGATGCGGCAAAAAGGGCTATCGCCAGGACCAGCATGAAATAACAGCCCTGGATCATGGTGGGGGCAATCCTGTTGTAACGGCGTTCCCCGTTTCGGCGCGCAATGATGATTTGTGCGCCGAAACCGAAGCCGAACGCCAACATGAACATGGCCATGTAATACACGCCGCCCAGGGCGCACGCTCCCAGCGCCACGTCCCCCACGCGTCCTAGGAAGACAGCATCCGTCAGGCCGATCATATGCTCAATGATCAGGCTGATCATGAGGGGGTATGACATGAGCCATATCTTTTGGTAGGAAGTAAAAGAAGGATTATTCATAGCGGGGGCAGCCTGCGGGCATGGTTCGCCGAGGGCAGGCGCTAAAGGCCCAATATTTTTGAATTAAAATGTTTTCTTGCAAGAAAGAAATTCGTTTGCTTTCTCACATGTCGTGAAAATGCGGGTAATATTCCGGTTCAACTGAGAGGCAGTCTGGTTTCCGGATACCGCAGGGGGGATTTGGTGGGTTGTTTCATGAACGCCAGCACGAAAGCCACCATGCCTACGCGTCCCACAATCATGTTGAACACGATCATCCATTTGCCGACATCGCTGAGTTCCGGAGTGACGTTCCAGGAAAAGCCTACTGTGGCGAAAGAACTGACCACTTCGAAAAACAGGCGTTCCAGGCTCAACTGCGGTTCCGCAAAACACATGACCGTAGTCATCATGCCCACCCAGGCTCCGGCAAGGATGACGGTGATGACGGCTCGTTCCACCACATTGCGGG
This region of Akkermansia muciniphila genomic DNA includes:
- a CDS encoding MATE family efflux transporter; protein product: MNNPSFTSYQKIWLMSYPLMISLIIEHMIGLTDAVFLGRVGDVALGACALGGVYYMAMFMLAFGFGFGAQIIIARRNGERRYNRIAPTMIQGCYFMLVLAIALFAASQYFSPIILRDIIDSPQVYKATADYLHWRTYGVFFSFLCVMFRAYYVGITQTKILTVNSLVMLLSNVALNYCLIFGKGGFPAAGIAGAAIASSVSEAVSLLFFIVYTSITADKRKYGFRRAFALRPHLLKGMLSISGWTMVQSFISVSIWFIFFLAIEHLGERPLAVTNIVRNISALLIMVISAFATTAGALISNQIGAGKQRCLFKTCGMTLKLTYAILIPLLMILCLFPELVLRTFTDSPSLIAASVNSVYVMASSTLIMAPSFILFNAVSGTGNTKAGFIMEMISLAVYTAVIYYGIIRLKPDVALCWFSEHVYGVTLITLAWWYLKSGKWRGKKV